The following are from one region of the Desulfuromonas sp. TF genome:
- a CDS encoding PLDc N-terminal domain-containing protein has protein sequence MGLEIGGLFGLLVLVLDVWAVVNVFQSTASTGAKVAWIVLIILLPVIGLLIWVFAGPRSTR, from the coding sequence ATGGGTTTGGAAATCGGTGGTCTGTTCGGTCTGCTGGTGCTGGTTCTCGACGTATGGGCCGTCGTCAATGTGTTCCAGAGCACCGCCTCCACGGGCGCCAAGGTCGCATGGATCGTCCTGATCATCCTGCTGCCGGTCATCGGCCTCCTCATCTGGGTTTTTGCCGGTCCCCGAAGCACCCGTTGA